The Arabidopsis thaliana chromosome 5, partial sequence genomic interval GACAACAGAGATGGCAAAGAAATCGCCTGCGACATGTGGAGAGTAAGTTCGCccgaaaaaaaattatagagctgaatgcttttttttttaatcgagtaaaggaggaagagagacaaaagataGGGTTTGTGAAAGAGTCTAATACATTTAGAGGATTTAGGTTCtcaaaattttactttaaactagtatttcttttgtataaatagattaggaaattttaattataaaataaaatgaggGTAAATaagacttatttttttttgaaaaacctatttgattaatttataagaaaaagaaatagatggacaatttatttttagatatcCTCTAGATTTAATTTCCCTCATAAAAATGCTTTGTATGTTTGATATCATAGAGAAAATCTAAATTAGATCCGATTTTACAAATATCAATCTAACCGTTGTAGTAAATGTAATTACTGATAATTAATTTAAGGAcagcaacaaaaaagaaagggaATGTGACATTATTAGGCATTTTGTGAGAATCTTTTTACGTTTGAGGCACTTATGAGGGAGAAGACACTTTGCCATCTTTTTGAGAGGAGATTGGACTAATTTGCCCCTGAAGTGGTGAAAACacaataatttttaaacttatttttaataaGATCGTGTGGGtgagaaactttttttttatatcatctaTCCCttccatattcttttgttttcatcattttcaatcCCTCTTTCAAATCATAGTCGTTCTcaataatttttacaaaattatgaaaattctGAGGTTATCTCAAAATTCACAATCACAATCTATGTTTACCCTaaatttcctttattttttcagttttgtatttttttttctccattctCCGTCATCAAATCCATTTCATTATCTGCAGCCTCCATCAATGAACGACTgtgaccaacaaaaaaaagtaacatcatcgatttctccttttcgagatgaagaagaaggagatccTTACTCTCTGCTACAAAGCTCCCTCTTCCCTTAATCTCCCTCTTTTTCTGGTTCcatgttcttctctcttgtctTACTTATGGTTTCTGGtttcgttgtttttttttgggtaaaaggtttctttggttttgaatcatAAAGGCCAATGTTACATGTTATTCGTTGATTCTAGATTAGGCTTTAGATTGTAaatcttaaaactttttttttatgttatgtgttcttaattttatgattttatccttcaatttaaatttatatttgttagaTCTGTTGAATTTGTTGcctttgtttttgaattgaaaaatgTTTGGATGTCATTTGCGTAGACGGAAAGTGATTGGACGCATAAGGCTGGGTATGTGGTGGTTATGCAAGAAGATTGGTTGATGTTTATGAGctttttttgaaactttggTCCATGAGGCTGCGCTGGCCGCCGTGAGTTCCAGTGTCTTGTCTGGCAACTCCATACTTATGTCGACTCATGGATGTCAAGAAAAGTTTATGAGAAAACACGAAAATGTATATCCATTTGTTCGGCGCTAGGTGGATACACCTTCATTTCTTACACTATATCCATTTGGTCTATGTTTCATGGATACAACTCTACTtctaaaaatcatatatgaaCACGTACTTGCCGATTGTCAGCTAAAGGAATCCGTCCATTACTCTTCGAAGATATGTTATCCAACTAATGAAGtgttcttttatttgattttggtgaacAATGTTTAGATTTGGTGTTATTCATCTTTCGTGTATTTGTTTGTGCAGATAAAACATTTCAACGTAAGAGCTGTAAAATATAGGATCATTCCTATGGTGATATTCATAtgattatattcaaaaatggTTCATACGAGTGTGTAAACCCTCTACGCTTTACATTAAATCCTAATTTACTTACCCTAAAATTAAACTCAAACCCTCCCATGATCCTTCTCCACTAAAtctaaaaccataaaacaaaactctaaaccatacaaaaaatgataattttaccaatcaataaaatacatttgcagcaaatcaaagacatagTTGTCCATTGATGACTATCCAAGCGGTTTAGTCCATGTGGTAATCTAGTGACTCATGAGGTCGTTTCATTTCAATACACAAGTTTATACATGAATGATAATCACCAATTCAAACACCAATTCAAAGTACATCGTCCattttatctctctttctctcaagCTAAAATCTGAAACCACCGATATAGAATAAATGAGAAATCGTTTACTCTTaggaaataaaaatcaattgaaaattgagAAAAGTGCTATATAAGAGAACGTAACATTAATTAGAGAAGCCCAAGATTTGTACTCTCGCCGCTGTGATTATCAGAGAAGTGGGAGAACAACGACTGATGATTTGCCaccaaaaacaagagaaacgAGATCGCGGCTTCTACTGCTACACGAGATCCTTCACTCGGTCGCTCGTTCacttattctttcttttttgtgacATCGGCTTCTTTGTTCTCCATATTTTATGGTCTCTGAAATTCTAAGATCTAACAAGCGAataactgaaagaaaaaaaccctgCAAACTTTAAGGTTTTGAAGCAATTGAATGAACTTTAGGTAGAACGCATGAAACTACAATTACATGAATAAACACATAGACAACAAAATTATCAGGGTATAGATCCTTAAATCAAGTCGTAATTCTAGCAAACACATCAACCATCATCTTCCGCTGGATTTTGTGTTtctcgagaaaaaaaaaatagaaaaaggagagagacaaaaagatTGTAACCTATGTAATTAAAGGGTAAATAAGTCAAATTGCCCATACAAAATACCTATTCCTTGAAAAGTGTATAATCGCgtaaatactttttaaaaagtgtcCTCTACACTGTAAtatagaaaccctaaattgcTCCCactattttctatttcattCGCTTTCCTCTCAgcgacaaaacaaaactcttcgCTCTCTgtcttctctctgtctctgctCGAATATATTTGATTAGTCGGTCGTCTTTTTCTCTAACTTGTTTACCAACGCTTACTTCTCTTCCCCGCAGGCTTTATTTGATTAGTCCCCTTTCTCTAATTTCGTTTAATCTTTGATCATCTGTTTCCTTCTGTTTCgttgtgttttgttgtaatGGATTCGGGTATGAGAGCTACGTGTACAGTTCCAGAACACTTTCTTCCGAGGAAACTTTCCAAGCAAAACTTGGACAGATTCATCCCAAACAGATCCGCCAAGGATTTCGATTTTGCTAACTACGCTCTTACCCAAGGAAGCAAACGTAACCTCGATGAGGTAACTTCAGCATCAAGAAAAGCCTACATGACGCAATTGGCTGTGGTTATGAATCAGAATCGCACCCGTATTCTCGCTTTCAGAAACAAACCTAAATCTCTGCTTTCTACCAATCACTCTGACTCTCCtcaccaaaaccctaaacccgtAAAGCCTCGTAGATACATTCCTCAGAATAGTGAGAGAGTCTTGGATGCACCTGGACTTAGGGATGACTTCTCCCTTAACTTGTTGGACTGGGGCAGTGCTAACGTCTTAGCCATAGCTTTGGGAGACACTGTTTACTTGTGGGATGCTTCCAGTGGCTCTACGTCTGAGCTTGTGACTATTGATGAAGACAAGGGACCTGTCACAAGTATTAACTGGACACAAGATGGTCTTGATCTGGCAGTTGGTCTTGACAACAGTGAAGTCCAGCTTTGGGATTGTGTTTCCAATCGTCAAGTGAGAACATTGAGAGGTGGTCACGAGTCAAGAGTAGGATCACTGGCATGGGACAATCACATTCTAACAACTGGAGGAATGGATGGAAAGATCGTCAACAATGATGTGAGGATCAGATCATCTATTGTTGAAACTTACTTGGGTCACACTGAAGAGGTTTGTGGTCTTAAGTGGTCAGAATCTGGAAATAAACAAGCAAGTGGTGGTAACGACAATGTAGTACACATATGGGATCGTTCTCTCGCTTCCTCAAAACAAACTAGGCAATGGCTGCATAGGTTTGAGGAACATACAGCTGCAGTGAGAGCTCTTGCGTGGTGCCCTTTCCAAGCAAGTTTGCTTGCAACTGGTGGTGGTGTAGGAGATGGGAAGATTAAGTTCTGGAATACACACACTGGGGCTTGCTTGAATTCAGTAGAAACTGGCTCTCAAGTTTGTTCATTATTATGGAGCCAAAGTGAAAGAGAGTTGCTTAGCTCACATGGGTTTACACAGAACCAGCTTACACTTTGGAAGTACCCATCTATGTCGAAAATGGCTGAACTCAATGGTCATACATCAAGAGTTCTGTTTATGGCACAGAGTCCGAATGGTTGTACCGTGGCTTCTGCAGCAGGTGACGAGAATCTTAGGCTTTGGAATGTTTTTGGAGAACCACCAAAGACCACCAAAAAAGCTGCTTCAAAAAAATATCCGGAGCTATTTTCTCATGTGAATAGTCTTAGGTGAAACAGAGAAgactaacaaaaagaaaaccttGTGTGAATTGGTGGTGTTGAGGCGGAGCTGTGTGTTTACCGAAGATGGtgtcttgtttctctttagcttttgactgcatgttttattttctgttgcAGGTTTTAGTTTTCGAAATTTgcaggtttttgtttttgaatttgcaAGTTTGGGTTTTCTAAGCTCTGCAGTTTTAGTGAATTTTCaggtttttggtttaagaaatttgcatgttttggaAGTTTTGGTTATCTAAGTAgcatgttttggtttgagaaatttcaaggtttgtttttctaagCTGCAGTTTTGAGTTTCTAAGTGgcaagttttggtttttgaacaTCGTTAGGTTGTTGTTTGTATACTTGTATAGTTGTATCCACGTTTCAGgtttgagtctgcattcagTTTTAGGTTTGAACCTGAGTTTCAGGTTTCTCTTCTTAGCCTGAGtttagtttcagtttcaagATTTGAGTTTAACTTGgttaaatttatgttttagtttggtttcagGATTGAGTTCATGTAATCAATGCTATTGTTTCAATTTAAGTAAATTGTTCCCGTTTGATTTCTCATGTATCTTGTGTTTTTAGTGAGATTGTACAACTTACTGAAGCTTCGATTACAGATTCACAATTCACAACTTGTAAAAAGGTAATAGAGACAACACATTGTACCAAATTAGCTTGTAACTTGTGTAATACATGAATCAAAAGCTTTCAATCAAActtgtttttatgtaaaagTCTGTGATTTTGATGCTTATTGAAGCTTTATTTGTTGTTGAGAAAGAACAACTCTTTTCGATTCAAAAAGATTCGAAATTTTCCCCATCAAAGGCtctgttttggattttcttgCAGAACCAAAGTCTTACATATGCTTGAGGACCACTAGTTACATCAGAACgaatgaaagaaaatgatcATATTATTTGCATTTTCAATAGAAGtagaaacataaaataagGAATTCTCGTGAATTACATTGTGAGAAAATTCTCCTCGATGTTGGCTACTTTCACTTTATCTCAATTCTCATGTCAGAGAAACTATTAGAAGAAGCATCTAGAATGCCGAGAGAAGATGAGGCTCAACTAAAGCAGAAACTACCCCTTCCCTTTGCCTCAATGTTCTTCTTTGAGTACCTGAGACAAGATCATTAACTAAATCATCTACCAACGTAGAGACTATCTCTCCCTCAATGTCAATGCCTTCTTCATACGTCTCTCTCTCGAAATCAAGCCATCTCCCTTCGAAACTGCTCATCTCTTTGTCAACAAGCTCGtccatcatcatctctctcatcttcttcaacccaTGAATCTCTCTGTTCAGTTCTTCTGCTAACCAATCTCTTTGCTCAAACAAAAACCCGCCTTTCCCCAATAGCCCTCTGCAGCTACCCATAAACATCTGCTCGCATCTGAGCGCTAAGCACTTattcacaaaatcaaacagtgtctttctcttgattttgGCTGCTGTTACTTCTCCTCGGCCTTCCATTTCATCAAAGAGGCTCGCAGGTAATACGTCAGTGGCCATCCCCAAAGCATATTCTTTCACCATCAGTTGGTCAGACCCGAGGATCTCGGATATGTACTCGAACTCCCAGTCGAGCCTTTCTTCGGCTTCTGAGTAACTCAGTGTTACCACAGATTCTGAGAGCTCGGACTCGTCTTGTGCTTGGTGCGACTCATTTAATGAAACCCAGGTGAGTTCTTGATCTGATGAGGACTGTATTGTCCCTGTAAAGCCCAAAGCGTTAGACAGGATAAAAGTAGTTGCAAATCAAGCTTCTGTTTAAGCCATTAGATCTACGCCTTGTACAAATAGAGTGCAAACAGCGTTTTGGCACATTACATGTATCTTAAGGATTCAAGTTTTTGCAGGATGAATGTTGAGTTTCAGTGGAGTATTCATAAATTAAAACCGTGGgagaatgaaaaatataaaactttgtGAAGTATTAAGAAAACGAACCATATTCTGCGGTCTGTCTGCAATCTGAGAAACCCTTGCTGCAAGAGCTTCTTAGATCATCTGCTTCCGTCACAGTGCTAATGCTGCTAACTTCGTGCTCTTCTGCTTGTATCTTTATTTTCAGAAGAAATAACGCAAAACATAATTAGTTAGAAACCCTTTAATAATGTAATATATTTACATGTAGAAACTGTACCAAGGTTACTAAAATTACAGAATGCAAAATATGACAAATTAGAAATTGCATATAGATTGGATACTTCATCTCTTAGCTACATTAGGAAGGAACTAACCtggaatttttgtttgtcataGAATGAGGTGCAGTCAGAAACAGATTCACTCTCTGATAAAACTTTACGCAGACCGTTTTGGGTTGACTTTTCATATTctgatgaaaatgaaatcatcCCGTTCATCTCATCCATTGGAATGGAATATGAAGGCTCTTCTTGGGTCAGGCTACAGCTAGAAGACTCAAGCTTAGAAGTCAGCTCTCTGAGCTTTTGCTCCAACAGAGCATTTAAGGAATCGCCGCCAATATTGAAACTAACTGCAGAGTCTGTGTCTTGACCAATTCCTTGAGTAGAGGATAATGAATCAGAAGATAAACCTTTGATGGGAGATGAGAATGTGAATGAAATCACATCCATTTCCTTTTTCCGATCATCTTTACCTTTGTTCAAGCCACCATCAATGGTGATGTTACATTTGATCATATTTTCGCTCCTTTTGGTCCGTTTATCATCAGAGATTCCAGATTTTTGCATCCCATTTGGGAGCTTTTTGCTCCGGGGAAGAGTCTTTTTGCGTGACAAAGATAAAGAAGTATTCTTTTCCGCCGAGGCCGTTGATAAACCCAACTGCTTTGATATCGATCCACTTTCCACTGGAACCTTGTTTACAACTTTGTTATTTACTTTGCTgcttttttggttcaaaacAGAGGTCATCGAAGGTTGGTTGTCTCTGCAGTTCTGTTTCTGGTTATTCTGCTTAAACATATTCTTTCCCATGCTAATGGGAGCTCCTCTGAGAGCATTCTGGCTTTTGACTACGCACTTTTTAGCGTCTGCCTTCTCCTTTTGGTTTGCAGAGTTTCTGGTGACACTTAAGGGCGTTGTACCGGCCTTTGCTTGTGCGGATACATAAGATGGCTTCACTTTACCCTTCAAACCATCAGTACTGCTTTTCCCCATGAACTTACTAGTTGACGGTGTCGTGAGTGATGTTGTAATTCTCTTCTCGTTGTGCTTTCCACTTGGGTACTTAAGGTTGAAGGTATCATTGGAGTTTTGACGGCTAGACACTTTCTGTGCAGCTTCTAATTTCTCTCTTAAATCTTGAATCCTCATAGGAACTGATGAAGGAGAATTCGATGGCGAAAACCGTGTTCTAGCAACCATCCTAGGACTTGGTTCAATCATTCTTGAAGCCGCTTCCATAACATAAATAGGGTTCCTGGATGGGACAAACCCAGGACTCCGGATAGGAGACAGGTGTCTATTGTTGGTAACACATATCGGTTTAGCTGACCTGGGAGGAAAAGTCTCAGACTGAAACCGTTCAATCGGTTGGTTGCGCCCATTATTCGTTCTAGAATCCAAATGGTCCCAAGAAATACCATCATAGTCACTACGGAGATTTACATAACCAAGATTCTCATATGCATCCCATCTGTTAGTGTTTTGTGAAGGTCTGAGTAAGAACGGATCAAGATCGGGATTAAGTCGAGGTTCCTGGACATTTGGTACCGGTAGAGACTCTAAACCCATAAGCCTCGCAACCACACTCGGGGCTCTTGTCCCCTGTCCATCATCACTGGTTACTGAAGATGCACAACAGCTCGAGTCACTTCTCTGGTTGTTACTTGAACTCTTTCCAATCTCATCAACCTCAATCTGTacaaaagacaacaacaaacaaagttgGTTCCTCTCATCCGCTAAACTAAGACGAAAGCAACTTGACATAAACAAGGGAATAGTATGAAGACAACTCACAAGAGAAACCCTCGACTTCAAGAGGTTTTGTGCAGGCTGCTTTGATTCTTCtggtacaaaaacaagaagaagatcgaacTTGAGCTTACTGATTAAATTCCAACCAAGATAGTAAACAGACTTTCTTATATACACAACATTATGAATCAAAGATACAAAACgtattatataaacaaaatcttgagaaCAAGAACAGCATAGTCTTCTAAACCAATAACGAAATCCTTCAAACAAGTACATTGTCTTAGACTTCTACATGGCACAGAGTTCACAAGAACTGAACCAAACATTTCTTAACTATTTGTGAGCAATACTGCAAACAAACCTGAGAGTTCTGAGGTGCTGCCGGAGAAGAGCTTCTTGCGGGATTTTCCATGccaatcaaataaatttaaaaaccctCCTCTGGATCGTTTCCTCTCAACAACCTCCATTTTTAGTTCATCTACAGATAACACAATCACTGAATCACTGTCCTGGACTGCAAGATGCAGCGAAAAATAATcttgattccaaaacaaacCGGACCAAAAATTGCATAAAcctcaataaattaacccaaCTTCTAGCTGAACTAAATGGAGATTAAGACAGGTTAATTTGAATTCACATTCAGAAGAGACCACCACCACAGGATAATACAGAAGAGAGCTGTGAAAGACCAAAACTTGAATCGGTTtaagaaattcaaagaaatCAGATCACACATGAACCCAAATTTACCTAAAGGTTACAAAGACCTCAACTTTAACTTATGAGCTCATTCCAATTTTGGGTTAACTCCAGAGACCCTTGTGaagaaaccaatcaaattCTCGAATTCGACACGTTACCAACAAAATGTAGCAACGGGAACAAAAACCCAGAAATGCTGCGGACTGTTTACGCACAAAATCGATTAAAGACCTAAACTTTCGCGTTCCCAGAAGATCTAGCCCTAGAAGCGAGCAACACTAGGGGAAGGGGGGGTCTTGTGTTCCTCAAACAGACAACAATTGAGAATTGGAATCGATGAAAAGGTTAAAACACCAAtgaattaagaagaaagagagattcttGAGAAATGGGTCAGATCAGAGAAAGAGGTTAAATCAAAAGAGGACGAAGTAAGGTTAGATGATACTAGATTTGGGATTTGGGATTTGGGATTTAGGTAGAGAAGACAGACCAATAGTAGCAGCAGAGAActtgaaaaactaaaaaaaaaaaaaaacagatactTCACAGTGTGGATTGATGTGACGAGAGAAGAGAACGAAGAgtgagaggagagagagaaacagagtgtTTTGAATTTTCCCAGTTTCTCACTCCACCACCTCTgccaaaattattaattaatgtattattccctttttattttattttgttgtctcGAATTAATTGTTTGTAGGTTTCagtaaattataaatttcttctgcaaattaATAATCCAAATATAGATATGAGATTTGAATGGCCACGATGGACAAAACCGTTATGGATTAGATCATAAATCCCAATCCGTAGTACTATATAGATCAAGTATGGACCATTTTACgtaaagaaaatttagtttatgccaaattattgtttgttttgaaaattaaatgatatacTCTGCTAATAGTATAGTCTGTTTCGTATATGATATCTATTTAAAGTATAGtgtttttatgaaataaagaatttattaaattgTACGTTTCCAactcaaattaattaataattagtaaaaataattatattatatatatatatatattatttaatttgtaatgtgaaaaataattttctaaaacgTTTTTTGAGATGATGGTTTTTCAACctattgattttgatatgttCGGATATGGATTGACGAGTTAATATTAGGTCAGACCAATGTaaattgaattgaatatgTGCAAATTGGACTTTAATACTATATTAGATTGTGgatttttaattcaaaaccaaTTCACAATCAATAAAGAGATATATAGTTTGTGTTAATAAGAGgtatatattaagattttattCAACTTTCAATATAAGATAATattcttaataaaatttgtgttaaattttaaaatgaaataaataataataataagtgaA includes:
- the CDC20.4 gene encoding Transducin family protein / WD-40 repeat family protein (Transducin family protein / WD-40 repeat family protein; CONTAINS InterPro DOMAIN/s: WD40 repeat 2 (InterPro:IPR019782), WD40 repeat-like-containing domain (InterPro:IPR011046), WD40 repeat, conserved site (InterPro:IPR019775), WD40-repeat-containing domain (InterPro:IPR017986), WD40/YVTN repeat-like-containing domain (InterPro:IPR015943), WD40 repeat (InterPro:IPR001680), WD40 repeat, subgroup (InterPro:IPR019781); BEST Arabidopsis thaliana protein match is: Transducin family protein / WD-40 repeat family protein (TAIR:AT5G27080.1); Has 1807 Blast hits to 1807 proteins in 277 species: Archae - 0; Bacteria - 0; Metazoa - 736; Fungi - 347; Plants - 385; Viruses - 0; Other Eukaryotes - 339 (source: NCBI BLink).), yielding MDSGMRATCTVPEHFLPRKLSKQNLDRFIPNRSAKDFDFANYALTQGSKRNLDEVTSASRKAYMTQLAVVMNQNRTRILAFRNKPKSLLSTNHSDSPHQNPKPVKPRRYIPQNSERVLDAPGLRDDFSLNLLDWGSANVLAIALGDTVYLWDASSGSTSELVTIDEDKGPVTSINWTQDGLDLAVGLDNSEVQLWDCVSNRQVRTLRGGHESRVGSLAWDNHILTTGGMDGKIVNNDVRIRSSIVETYLGHTEEVCGLKWSESGNKQASGGNDNVVHIWDRSLASSKQTRQWLHRFEEHTAAVRALAWCPFQASLLATGGGVGDGKIKFWNTHTGACLNSVETGSQVCSLLWSQSERELLSSHGFTQNQLTLWKYPSMSKMAELNGHTSRVLFMAQSPNGCTVASAAGDENLRLWNVFGEPPKTTKKAASKKYPELFSHVNSLR
- the TRM8 gene encoding GPI-anchored adhesin-like protein (unknown protein; FUNCTIONS IN: molecular_function unknown; INVOLVED IN: biological_process unknown; LOCATED IN: mitochondrion; EXPRESSED IN: 22 plant structures; EXPRESSED DURING: 13 growth stages; BEST Arabidopsis thaliana protein match is: unknown protein (TAIR:AT3G58650.1).), yielding MEVVERKRSRGGFLNLFDWHGKSRKKLFSGSTSELSESKQPAQNLLKSRVSLIEVDEIGKSSSNNQRSDSSCCASSVTSDDGQGTRAPSVVARLMGLESLPVPNVQEPRLNPDLDPFLLRPSQNTNRWDAYENLGYVNLRSDYDGISWDHLDSRTNNGRNQPIERFQSETFPPRSAKPICVTNNRHLSPIRSPGFVPSRNPIYVMEAASRMIEPSPRMVARTRFSPSNSPSSVPMRIQDLREKLEAAQKVSSRQNSNDTFNLKYPSGKHNEKRITTSLTTPSTSKFMGKSSTDGLKGKVKPSYVSAQAKAGTTPLSVTRNSANQKEKADAKKCVVKSQNALRGAPISMGKNMFKQNNQKQNCRDNQPSMTSVLNQKSSKVNNKVVNKVPVESGSISKQLGLSTASAEKNTSLSLSRKKTLPRSKKLPNGMQKSGISDDKRTKRSENMIKCNITIDGGLNKGKDDRKKEMDVISFTFSSPIKGLSSDSLSSTQGIGQDTDSAVSFNIGGDSLNALLEQKLRELTSKLESSSCSLTQEEPSYSIPMDEMNGMISFSSEYEKSTQNGLRKVLSESESVSDCTSFYDKQKFQIQAEEHEVSSISTVTEADDLRSSCSKGFSDCRQTAEYGTIQSSSDQELTWVSLNESHQAQDESELSESVVTLSYSEAEERLDWEFEYISEILGSDQLMVKEYALGMATDVLPASLFDEMEGRGEVTAAKIKRKTLFDFVNKCLALRCEQMFMGSCRGLLGKGGFLFEQRDWLAEELNREIHGLKKMREMMMDELVDKEMSSFEGRWLDFERETYEEGIDIEGEIVSTLVDDLVNDLVSGTQRRTLRQREGVVSALVEPHLLSAF
- the TRM8 gene encoding GPI-anchored adhesin-like protein (unknown protein; BEST Arabidopsis thaliana protein match is: unknown protein (TAIR:AT3G58650.1); Has 1322 Blast hits to 684 proteins in 162 species: Archae - 4; Bacteria - 497; Metazoa - 157; Fungi - 101; Plants - 155; Viruses - 0; Other Eukaryotes - 408 (source: NCBI BLink).), translating into MEVVERKRSRGGFLNLFDWHGKSRKKLFSGSTSELSEESKQPAQNLLKSRVSLIEVDEIGKSSSNNQRSDSSCCASSVTSDDGQGTRAPSVVARLMGLESLPVPNVQEPRLNPDLDPFLLRPSQNTNRWDAYENLGYVNLRSDYDGISWDHLDSRTNNGRNQPIERFQSETFPPRSAKPICVTNNRHLSPIRSPGFVPSRNPIYVMEAASRMIEPSPRMVARTRFSPSNSPSSVPMRIQDLREKLEAAQKVSSRQNSNDTFNLKYPSGKHNEKRITTSLTTPSTSKFMGKSSTDGLKGKVKPSYVSAQAKAGTTPLSVTRNSANQKEKADAKKCVVKSQNALRGAPISMGKNMFKQNNQKQNCRDNQPSMTSVLNQKSSKVNNKVVNKVPVESGSISKQLGLSTASAEKNTSLSLSRKKTLPRSKKLPNGMQKSGISDDKRTKRSENMIKCNITIDGGLNKGKDDRKKEMDVISFTFSSPIKGLSSDSLSSTQGIGQDTDSAVSFNIGGDSLNALLEQKLRELTSKLESSSCSLTQEEPSYSIPMDEMNGMISFSSEYEKSTQNGLRKVLSESESVSDCTSFYDKQKFQIQAEEHEVSSISTVTEADDLRSSCSKGFSDCRQTAEYGTIQSSSDQELTWVSLNESHQAQDESELSESVVTLSYSEAEERLDWEFEYISEILGSDQLMVKEYALGMATDVLPASLFDEMEGRGEVTAAKIKRKTLFDFVNKCLALRCEQMFMGSCRGLLGKGGFLFEQRDWLAEELNREIHGLKKMREMMMDELVDKEMSSFEGRWLDFERETYEEGIDIEGEIVSTLVDDLVNDLVSGTQRRTLRQREGVVSALVEPHLLSAF
- the TRM8 gene encoding GPI-anchored adhesin-like protein (unknown protein; BEST Arabidopsis thaliana protein match is: unknown protein (TAIR:AT3G58650.1); Has 990 Blast hits to 447 proteins in 125 species: Archae - 0; Bacteria - 525; Metazoa - 80; Fungi - 59; Plants - 91; Viruses - 0; Other Eukaryotes - 235 (source: NCBI BLink).); this encodes MEVVERKRSRGGFLNLFDWHGKSRKKLFSGSTSELSEESKQPAQNLLKSRVSLIEVDEIGKSSSNNQRSDSSCCASSVTSDDGQGTRAPSVVARLMGLESLPVPNVQEPRLNPDLDPFLLRPSQNTNRWDAYENLGYVNLRSDYDGISWDHLDSRTNNGRNQPIERFQSETFPPRSAKPICVTNNRHLSPIRSPGFVPSRNPIYVMEAASRMIEPSPRMVARTRFSPSNSPSSVPMRIQDLREKLEAAQKVSSRQNSNDTFNLKYPSGKHNEKRITTSLTTPSTSKFMGKSSTDGLKGKVKPSYVSAQAKAGTTPLSVTRNSANQKEKADAKKCVVKSQNALRGAPISMGKNMFKQNNQKQNCRDNQPSMTSVLNQKSSKVNNKVVNKVPVESGSISKQLGLSTASAEKNTSLSLSRKKTLPRSKKLPNGMQKSGISDDKRTKRSENMIKCNITIDGGLNKGKDDRKKEMDVISFTFSSPIKGLSSDSLSSTQGIGQDTDSAVSFNIGGDSLNALLEQKLRELTSKLESSSCSLTQEEPSYSIPMDEMNGMISFSSEYEKSTQNGLRKVLSESESVSDCTSFYDKQKFQIQAEEHEVSSISTVTEADDLRSSCSKGFSDCRQTGQYSPHQIKNSPGFH